A DNA window from Candidatus Deferrimicrobiaceae bacterium contains the following coding sequences:
- a CDS encoding JAB domain-containing protein, with translation MRRGPGRPGRPFEGMDETTLFRAAFPQGWEGMLRVAREEEPSDGALRERWEAVLELARRALSCTLPRSEPVRSAADVYERYRYLVGDSPVEEFLAVLLDVKHRVLRDVRISVGILNGSLIHPREVFAAAVAERAAAVVLVHNHPSGDPSPSPEDREVTRRLRSAGGIVGIPVMDHVIIGSCSFYSFREEADW, from the coding sequence ATGAGGAGAGGGCCGGGCCGCCCCGGGCGGCCGTTCGAGGGGATGGACGAGACAACCCTGTTTCGCGCCGCCTTTCCGCAAGGGTGGGAGGGGATGCTACGGGTTGCCCGGGAGGAGGAACCGTCCGACGGCGCCCTGCGGGAGAGGTGGGAGGCGGTCCTCGAGCTCGCCCGCCGGGCCCTGTCGTGCACCCTTCCGCGGTCCGAGCCGGTCCGGTCCGCCGCCGACGTGTATGAACGGTACCGCTACCTGGTAGGCGATTCGCCTGTCGAGGAGTTTCTCGCCGTCCTGCTGGACGTCAAGCACCGTGTATTGCGCGACGTGCGCATCTCGGTGGGCATCCTGAACGGCAGCCTCATCCACCCGCGGGAGGTCTTCGCCGCAGCGGTCGCGGAGCGCGCGGCGGCGGTCGTCCTCGTGCACAACCATCCGAGCGGAGACCCCTCCCCCAGCCCGGAGGACAGGGAAGTCACCCGCAGGCTCCGCTCCGCGGGGGGAATCGTGGGAATTCCGGTGATGGACCATGTCATAATAGGGAGTTGTTCCTTCTACAGTTTCCGGGAGGAGGCGGACTGGTGA
- a CDS encoding MoxR family ATPase, with amino-acid sequence MDYQEALALLYRLRFNIETILLGKSKEVELALASFLAGGHILLDDIPGTGKTTLARAISASISGTFRRIQFTSDLLPQDVVGVHIFDADKRNFTFAPGPIFANIVLADEINRSNPRAQSALLEAMSERQVSVDTITYPLPDPFLVIATQNPYELHGTYPLPESQLDRFNLRLRLSYPDRESELQLIRENTLASSRDGLSPVLRPEQVKQLRAMVEVVTVRDSIVSYIYRIVEATRRHPLVRLGASPRGAIGIKSTSQGLAFLSGRDFVTPADVRKITPAVLCHRIFLAGERGGIPETEAGEAILSEILETIPAPV; translated from the coding sequence ATGGATTATCAAGAGGCTTTGGCGCTCCTCTACCGGCTGCGCTTCAACATCGAGACGATTCTCCTGGGGAAAAGCAAGGAGGTGGAACTCGCCCTCGCCTCCTTCCTCGCGGGGGGACACATCCTTCTCGATGACATCCCCGGCACCGGGAAGACCACCCTTGCGCGGGCAATTTCAGCGAGCATTTCCGGGACGTTCCGCCGAATCCAGTTCACGAGCGACCTCCTCCCCCAGGACGTGGTGGGCGTCCACATCTTCGACGCCGACAAGAGAAACTTCACCTTTGCCCCAGGCCCGATTTTCGCGAACATCGTGCTTGCCGACGAGATCAACCGGAGCAATCCCCGGGCCCAGAGCGCCCTGCTGGAGGCCATGAGCGAACGCCAGGTATCGGTCGATACGATAACGTACCCTCTTCCCGACCCGTTCCTCGTCATCGCCACCCAGAACCCCTATGAACTGCACGGGACCTATCCCCTCCCGGAATCCCAGCTGGACCGGTTCAATTTGCGGCTCCGGCTATCCTACCCCGACCGGGAATCGGAACTGCAGCTGATCCGGGAAAACACGCTGGCGAGCTCCCGGGACGGTCTTAGCCCCGTGCTCCGCCCCGAGCAGGTAAAGCAGCTGCGCGCAATGGTCGAAGTCGTCACCGTCCGGGATTCGATCGTGTCGTACATTTACCGGATCGTCGAGGCCACGCGGCGGCACCCCCTGGTGCGCCTGGGGGCATCCCCGCGCGGAGCGATCGGCATCAAGAGCACCTCCCAGGGGCTCGCCTTTCTTTCGGGAAGGGACTTCGTCACCCCCGCAGACGTGCGCAAGATTACGCCGGCCGTCCTTTGCCACCGCATATTCCTTGCCGGTGAACGGGGGGGCATCCCGGAGACCGAGGCCGGCGAGGCGATCCTCTCGGAGATCCTCGAGACCATCCCCGCGCCCGTATGA